One part of the Chloracidobacterium sp. genome encodes these proteins:
- the cmr1 gene encoding type III-B CRISPR module RAMP protein Cmr1, giving the protein MRRTPSFEPPAITKNDAKVYVETRRYKLITPLFGGGVEPQTADPLTVIRASEIRGHLRFWWRATRGGQYSSLERLQEAEAKAQGDKKKTTAYDLLRDAEGALWGDTARPSPISIEVNVVQPGQPEVAFTVKGSKPEPSANVADYAAFPLLPTDDDRKKAGWQSKPVRVGVEFTVTFRIARDAYERHNADLEAALWAWETFGGVGGRTRRGFGALQRVDGGAKLRDRDGIEKFIREGFAKHVVPEPPVAGVPHLTPEHRLWRLTKNAADKPIEAWKSLIKKLKDFRQYRLGKDGKQSEYGKSVWPEPDVIRNAVKGKRDGQDPSPFPRAVFGLPIIFHFPQDRTPDATLVGTEQDRLASPLILRPIALEKGAVGLALVLSTPRRLPDGLRLESDKGGYSGPVSDRGLTKAEAQQVTPLKGKTDVLEAFLDWV; this is encoded by the coding sequence ATGCGACGCACGCCAAGCTTTGAACCGCCGGCCATAACGAAGAACGACGCCAAGGTGTACGTTGAAACGCGCCGGTACAAACTCATCACGCCGTTGTTCGGCGGGGGCGTCGAGCCGCAGACGGCCGATCCTCTTACCGTCATCCGCGCCTCGGAAATCCGCGGCCACTTGCGTTTCTGGTGGCGCGCGACGCGCGGCGGGCAATACTCATCATTGGAGCGACTACAGGAGGCTGAAGCCAAGGCGCAAGGCGACAAGAAAAAAACCACGGCTTACGATTTGCTGCGTGACGCCGAGGGCGCGCTGTGGGGCGATACGGCAAGGCCGTCGCCGATTTCGATTGAAGTGAACGTCGTCCAGCCGGGACAACCGGAAGTCGCTTTTACCGTGAAGGGCAGCAAGCCCGAACCGTCGGCCAATGTCGCCGACTATGCCGCTTTTCCTTTGCTCCCAACCGACGACGACCGGAAAAAGGCCGGCTGGCAATCCAAGCCGGTGCGGGTGGGCGTAGAGTTTACCGTCACATTCCGCATCGCGCGCGACGCCTACGAGCGACACAATGCCGATCTGGAAGCGGCCCTGTGGGCGTGGGAGACTTTCGGCGGCGTCGGTGGGCGGACACGCCGGGGCTTCGGCGCGCTTCAGCGCGTGGATGGCGGCGCAAAGCTGCGCGACAGGGACGGTATTGAGAAGTTCATCAGGGAAGGTTTTGCCAAGCACGTCGTTCCCGAACCGCCCGTCGCGGGTGTGCCGCATTTGACGCCGGAGCATCGGCTTTGGCGGCTGACTAAGAACGCTGCCGACAAACCCATCGAGGCTTGGAAAAGTCTTATCAAGAAGCTGAAAGACTTTCGGCAATACCGACTGGGCAAGGATGGCAAGCAAAGCGAGTACGGCAAATCCGTCTGGCCTGAGCCGGATGTGATTCGCAACGCCGTGAAGGGAAAGCGGGACGGTCAGGACCCGTCACCCTTCCCGCGCGCCGTCTTTGGGCTGCCCATTATTTTTCACTTTCCACAGGACAGAACGCCCGACGCCACGTTGGTCGGCACGGAACAAGATCGGTTGGCCAGCCCGTTGATTTTGCGCCCCATCGCCCTTGAGAAGGGAGCGGTTGGGCTGGCGCTTGTGTTGAGCACGCCGCGCCGGTTGCCTGATGGCTTACGGTTGGAGAGCGACAAAGGCGGCTACAGCGGGCCGGTCAGCGATCGTGGACTCACCAAAGCGGAAGCCCAGCAAGTAACACCTTTGAAAGGCAAGACTGACGTGTTGGAGGCTTTTCTTGATTGGGTTTGA
- the cas10 gene encoding type III-B CRISPR-associated protein Cas10/Cmr2, with protein MTEAVVIMAIGPVQGFIAAARRSRDLWYGSWLLSELSKAAAQAVAARVGVGALIFPATDNEKDLQPDSSLNVANKVVALVPAAQAAEIAEAARAAVATRVKQLAEEAFGHVKGRFDRDIALKQVADLPEVVWATAEVAADGYAAARDRAERALAARKSLRDFAPVGEWGSVRPKSSLDGLRESVLPEPKGEDAAKRYEKYGVRGGEQLCGVGLMKRHGQRGRGDQADRVCSTSHVAALPTLEQIPDNEDARRAASEFFRVLREELGLPAEVFGKTPFPHPVFGDRDGRLLFESRYGEFFEDEPDRAERRRKQETAVRALKRFLREAGVKAPYPYYGLLLADGDRMGAAIDDCKTPEAHRKLSRALADFAGNTRRIVEDDHRGSLIYAGGDDVLAYVPLHTALACAKALADAFRQKLGGFQTADGQAPTLSVGLAVSHHLDPLEDAILRARRAEGRAKQTRNALAIAFDKRGGVETVVGGEWGKFDARFDQLIALYAAGALAHGAAYELRRLARQLDERNADAEFRTAIRLEALRILQRKRDRRGAPVSVETLQTLAAALEQQSVGALADELVLAREFARLRKPSPTPVASPSADEPTSEQVTMRGTEL; from the coding sequence ATGACTGAAGCGGTCGTGATCATGGCGATTGGGCCGGTGCAGGGGTTCATTGCAGCGGCGCGGCGCAGTCGGGATTTGTGGTACGGCTCGTGGCTACTGAGCGAGTTGTCGAAAGCGGCGGCGCAGGCCGTGGCGGCGCGGGTCGGCGTCGGGGCGCTGATTTTTCCTGCGACTGATAACGAAAAAGATTTGCAGCCGGATTCATCGCTGAATGTGGCAAACAAGGTGGTGGCGCTGGTGCCGGCGGCGCAGGCGGCCGAGATCGCCGAAGCGGCTCGTGCGGCCGTGGCGACGCGCGTCAAGCAGCTTGCTGAAGAAGCCTTCGGGCACGTCAAGGGTCGCTTTGACCGCGACATTGCGCTCAAGCAGGTTGCCGATCTGCCGGAAGTCGTCTGGGCGACGGCCGAAGTGGCGGCGGACGGCTACGCGGCGGCGCGCGATCGCGCCGAGCGGGCGTTGGCGGCGCGTAAGTCGCTGCGGGATTTCGCGCCGGTCGGCGAATGGGGAAGCGTGCGGCCGAAGTCGTCGCTCGACGGGCTGCGCGAATCGGTGTTGCCGGAGCCGAAAGGTGAAGACGCCGCGAAACGGTACGAAAAGTATGGCGTCCGTGGAGGAGAACAGCTCTGCGGCGTGGGGCTGATGAAACGCCACGGGCAGCGCGGGCGCGGCGACCAGGCCGACCGTGTATGCAGCACGTCGCATGTGGCGGCGCTGCCCACGCTTGAGCAAATACCGGATAACGAAGACGCGCGTCGGGCGGCGAGCGAGTTCTTCCGCGTGTTGCGTGAAGAGTTGGGATTGCCTGCGGAGGTCTTCGGCAAAACGCCATTCCCCCATCCGGTCTTCGGCGACAGGGACGGCCGGTTGCTGTTTGAGAGCCGTTACGGAGAGTTCTTTGAAGACGAGCCGGATCGCGCCGAGCGCCGCCGAAAACAGGAAACGGCCGTCCGGGCGTTGAAGCGGTTTCTACGCGAGGCGGGCGTCAAAGCGCCGTATCCGTACTATGGGCTGTTGCTGGCGGACGGCGACCGAATGGGCGCGGCAATTGACGACTGCAAGACGCCGGAAGCGCACCGGAAACTCTCACGGGCGCTCGCCGACTTCGCCGGGAATACGCGGCGCATTGTTGAGGACGACCATCGCGGCTCGCTCATTTACGCCGGAGGCGACGACGTGCTGGCCTACGTCCCGCTGCATACGGCGCTCGCATGCGCCAAGGCGCTCGCCGACGCTTTTCGCCAAAAGCTTGGCGGATTTCAAACCGCCGACGGCCAAGCGCCGACGCTGTCGGTCGGGCTGGCCGTGTCGCACCATCTCGACCCGCTGGAGGACGCCATCCTGCGCGCGCGACGCGCGGAAGGCCGCGCCAAACAAACGCGCAATGCGCTCGCCATTGCCTTCGACAAACGCGGCGGCGTGGAAACGGTCGTCGGCGGCGAGTGGGGTAAGTTTGACGCACGGTTTGACCAACTGATTGCGCTCTATGCCGCAGGCGCGCTGGCGCATGGCGCGGCGTATGAGTTGCGGCGGCTGGCGCGTCAGCTTGACGAAAGAAACGCCGACGCCGAGTTTCGCACGGCGATTCGTCTGGAGGCGCTGCGCATACTGCAACGCAAGCGCGACCGGCGGGGAGCGCCCGTCAGCGTGGAGACGCTCCAAACGCTCGCGGCGGCTCTTGAGCAACAAAGCGTCGGCGCGCTGGCCGACGAACTGGTACTGGCGCGGGAGTTTGCGCGCCTGCGTAAACCTTCGCCGACGCCGGTCGCGTCCCCTTCCGCCGACGAACCGACCAGCGAGCAGGTGACGATGCGAGGAACCGAGCTATGA
- a CDS encoding type III-B CRISPR module-associated protein Cmr5: MQTRDQRYARHAYERITALREAKLDHKRYGVLALKLPALIRTAGLAQATAFVEARGKAEGKQLLKDLAETLGFREWNAFGREIRESNVMTYLSLTRRTLAALVWYKRFAQSVLNVSGTEGFDDEREDAGESA, from the coding sequence ATGCAGACTCGTGATCAACGCTACGCGCGGCATGCGTACGAGCGCATCACCGCGCTCAGGGAGGCCAAGCTCGATCATAAGCGGTACGGCGTGTTGGCGCTCAAGCTGCCGGCGCTCATTCGGACGGCCGGGCTGGCGCAGGCGACGGCCTTTGTCGAGGCGCGCGGCAAGGCGGAAGGTAAACAACTACTCAAGGATTTGGCGGAAACGCTCGGCTTTCGTGAGTGGAACGCCTTTGGGCGTGAGATTCGGGAGTCAAACGTAATGACCTACCTTAGCCTGACGCGCCGGACGCTGGCCGCGCTGGTTTGGTACAAGCGGTTTGCCCAGTCGGTTCTGAATGTGAGCGGAACGGAGGGTTTCGACGATGAGCGGGAAGATGCTGGAGAGTCGGCGTAA
- the cas6 gene encoding CRISPR system precrRNA processing endoribonuclease RAMP protein Cas6, with protein MAGPASLPSLDIARYRFTLRPQRPTILPGYPGSMLRGAFGWALKQAVCVVEHGECSRCILRESCHYPYWFETPFPGHLPLRSGSKDAPAPFLLEIAPAEYTARPTPEHPLQFGMTLIGARAQEALKYVVQAVADLGKSGLGRDRTRFRLTDVQAVDSDGAQNGRATARPLSAVTAERTATLATARRIRVTFETPTRIRVAGDLQAEVNFALLARNLLRRVTLLAEVHGAGRADLDAKAFLAAAETVRTEQSLLRWLDWERWSNRQRENLKMGGFLGEIVFSGDALPGFAPWLAAGEVLHVGTGTTLGLGRMRVEPLLDGTQETSAARRTSGHEILQPKVGGEL; from the coding sequence ATGGCCGGCCCAGCTTCACTGCCCAGCCTTGACATCGCACGCTATCGCTTCACGCTGCGTCCGCAACGTCCCACCATTTTGCCGGGCTACCCTGGCTCGATGCTGCGTGGGGCGTTTGGCTGGGCGCTTAAGCAGGCTGTCTGTGTTGTTGAACACGGCGAGTGTTCGCGCTGTATTCTGCGCGAGAGCTGTCATTACCCCTATTGGTTCGAAACCCCGTTTCCAGGGCATTTGCCACTGCGCAGCGGGAGCAAGGACGCGCCTGCACCGTTTCTGCTAGAGATTGCGCCGGCGGAGTACACGGCGCGGCCGACGCCGGAACACCCGCTTCAGTTTGGCATGACGCTGATTGGCGCGCGGGCGCAGGAGGCACTGAAATACGTCGTGCAAGCCGTCGCCGACTTGGGTAAGTCGGGACTGGGGCGTGACCGAACGCGCTTTCGCCTAACCGACGTACAGGCGGTGGACAGCGATGGCGCGCAGAACGGCCGGGCGACGGCGCGGCCGTTGTCCGCCGTCACGGCCGAACGGACGGCGACGCTGGCGACGGCGCGGCGCATCCGAGTGACGTTTGAAACGCCGACGCGCATCCGCGTGGCCGGCGACTTGCAGGCGGAAGTCAACTTTGCGCTGCTGGCGCGCAACCTGCTGCGGCGCGTCACGTTGCTGGCGGAAGTCCACGGCGCAGGGCGCGCCGACCTTGACGCCAAAGCCTTCCTCGCCGCCGCCGAGACCGTCCGTACCGAACAAAGCCTGCTCCGGTGGCTGGATTGGGAACGCTGGTCAAATCGTCAACGCGAAAACCTCAAGATGGGCGGTTTTTTGGGCGAAATCGTCTTCAGTGGGGATGCCTTGCCCGGATTTGCGCCATGGCTGGCGGCGGGCGAAGTGCTGCACGTCGGAACCGGAACGACTCTAGGCCTAGGCCGGATGCGCGTCGAGCCGCTGCTTGATGGAACGCAGGAAACAAGCGCCGCGCGGCGAACGAGCGGCCATGAAATCCTCCAACCCAAAGTAGGCGGAGAGCTATGA
- the efp gene encoding elongation factor P encodes MLSTSDFKRGAYILVDGEPYVVLDWTVQTPSARGAATLVRTRVRHVLTNAVLEKTFKSGDKFDEPDVDQREVQFLYESGGEYYFLDQESYEQYALPASAMESVKPYLTENAQLKALFYEGNLISVELPQFLEFEVVETEPGTRGDTAAGKVTKLAKISTGASIKVPLYIEAGERIVVDTTTGEFARRAKS; translated from the coding sequence ATGCTTTCGACTTCCGACTTCAAGCGCGGCGCTTACATTTTGGTGGACGGCGAGCCGTATGTCGTCCTTGACTGGACGGTGCAGACGCCCTCGGCGCGCGGCGCGGCGACGCTGGTTCGGACGCGCGTACGGCACGTTCTGACGAACGCCGTGCTGGAAAAAACTTTCAAGTCCGGCGACAAGTTCGATGAGCCGGACGTTGACCAGCGCGAAGTGCAGTTTTTGTACGAGTCCGGCGGTGAGTATTACTTTCTCGACCAAGAAAGCTATGAGCAGTACGCCCTGCCCGCATCGGCGATGGAGAGCGTGAAGCCCTACCTGACTGAAAACGCCCAACTTAAGGCGCTGTTTTACGAGGGCAATCTGATAAGCGTCGAGTTACCACAGTTTTTAGAGTTTGAGGTTGTCGAGACCGAGCCGGGCACGCGGGGCGATACGGCAGCCGGCAAGGTGACAAAGCTAGCCAAGATTTCAACAGGGGCGAGCATCAAAGTGCCGCTGTACATTGAGGCCGGGGAGCGGATCGTTGTGGATACGACGACCGGCGAGTTCGCCCGCCGCGCCAAGTCGTAG
- a CDS encoding DUF2283 domain-containing protein, with amino-acid sequence MAQVKIFYDEVGNTLTVWFGDSAEEYVVEETGQEVVLMKDKNGHVIGFEKLNFSKVKPNRLQIAFETMAA; translated from the coding sequence ATGGCTCAAGTAAAAATCTTTTATGACGAAGTAGGCAATACGCTGACGGTCTGGTTTGGCGACTCCGCCGAGGAGTATGTGGTGGAAGAGACAGGCCAAGAGGTTGTGTTGATGAAGGACAAAAACGGCCACGTGATTGGCTTTGAAAAGCTCAACTTTTCCAAGGTCAAGCCGAACCGCCTTCAGATTGCCTTTGAGACCATGGCCGCCTGA
- the cmr6 gene encoding type III-B CRISPR module RAMP protein Cmr6, translating to MSGKMLESRRKALRNLVAAGCTHSGLWFDRFLSAQRAEEGGGTGAATEAGDQPRTALVKEVAAMKSPALYAEFFTRWRAQLEAFGAQIREAEVTGRLIVGLGAESATETSIHLHRTYGVPVIPGSALKGLASAYAHQRLASDEWRKLTQAQAQGAAHRVMFGSMTDKAPAMGYVTFFDALWMPDSARGPLAADVMSVHHAAYYRGEHAPPADWDSPTVVPFLTATGKFLIALAGPEKWVDAAFELLDGALAEMGVGAKTTAGYGRMTLGKKPEPPPDPSLEAAEKIIEAVNSLRPNEVASQLQKKSEGWSALPDGSPGKLKAAQVIVEKARSWKGAKKQPWFQEILAYCDRYGKSS from the coding sequence ATGAGCGGGAAGATGCTGGAGAGTCGGCGTAAGGCGCTGCGCAATCTGGTCGCCGCCGGATGTACGCATTCGGGTCTGTGGTTTGACCGATTTCTGTCCGCCCAAAGAGCCGAAGAGGGCGGCGGTACTGGCGCGGCGACGGAGGCGGGCGACCAGCCGCGTACGGCGCTGGTCAAAGAAGTCGCCGCAATGAAGTCGCCGGCGCTTTATGCGGAATTTTTCACGCGATGGCGGGCGCAACTGGAAGCGTTTGGGGCGCAGATACGCGAGGCGGAAGTCACGGGGCGGCTCATTGTCGGTCTGGGCGCGGAGAGCGCGACGGAGACAAGCATTCATCTGCACCGGACGTACGGCGTGCCGGTCATTCCCGGCAGCGCGCTCAAGGGGTTGGCGTCGGCTTATGCGCATCAACGGTTGGCGTCCGACGAGTGGAGGAAGTTGACGCAGGCACAGGCGCAGGGCGCAGCGCACCGCGTCATGTTCGGCTCGATGACGGACAAAGCGCCGGCGATGGGCTATGTGACGTTCTTTGACGCGCTCTGGATGCCGGACAGCGCCCGTGGTCCGCTGGCGGCGGATGTCATGTCGGTGCACCACGCGGCGTACTATCGCGGCGAGCATGCGCCGCCGGCGGATTGGGACTCGCCGACGGTCGTGCCGTTTTTGACGGCGACAGGGAAGTTTCTCATCGCGTTGGCCGGCCCGGAAAAGTGGGTGGACGCCGCGTTTGAGTTGTTGGACGGCGCGTTGGCGGAGATGGGCGTTGGGGCGAAGACGACGGCCGGCTACGGGCGGATGACGCTGGGGAAAAAGCCCGAACCGCCGCCCGACCCATCGCTGGAAGCGGCTGAGAAGATCATCGAGGCTGTGAACAGCCTACGACCTAACGAAGTCGCTAGTCAACTGCAGAAGAAATCCGAAGGCTGGTCAGCATTGCCGGACGGTTCGCCGGGGAAGTTGAAGGCGGCGCAGGTAATTGTTGAGAAGGCGCGAAGTTGGAAAGGCGCTAAAAAGCAGCCGTGGTTTCAGGAGATTTTGGCCTACTGTGACCGTTACGGGAAATCATCGTAA
- a CDS encoding type III-B CRISPR module-associated protein Cmr3 — protein MTVWTIEPRDPIIFRDGRPFGAWGGARAASLPFPFPSTIAGGVRTRAFLNAKGHFDPAAQGRSLDDVRALAVRGPFLVELDEADHIREWLFPAPLDAVAWATVRQDRFDIKRLTPLQLPPGVTVNQPADAPHPVGLATPVKGKPSGDAPRYWRWAALERWLTQAGDWSAVAADEVGHHGPVPEQRTHVGLDPTTLTADEGRLFQTRGLIFTGRTGDGERRRLALAVHVAGGEGIRPGPAPLGGERRLVHWRADKQALPACPKAVSEAVVNAGACRLVLATPGYFAAGWRPATETLAAGVTGLTVTLVGAAVGRAVVVSGWDFERNQAKPTRRLAPAGSVYFLRLEGSPEARRAWLDKIWLQPISDDEQARRDGFGCALVGAWDGQPTLMQEEQPDATHAKL, from the coding sequence ATGACGGTGTGGACGATTGAACCCCGCGACCCCATCATTTTTCGTGACGGACGGCCATTCGGCGCATGGGGCGGCGCGCGGGCGGCGTCGCTGCCCTTTCCGTTCCCCTCGACCATTGCCGGGGGCGTCCGAACCCGCGCCTTCCTCAACGCCAAGGGACACTTTGACCCGGCGGCGCAGGGGCGTTCGCTGGACGACGTGCGGGCGCTGGCTGTTCGCGGGCCGTTTCTGGTCGAACTCGATGAGGCCGACCACATCCGCGAATGGCTTTTCCCCGCGCCGCTGGACGCCGTGGCGTGGGCGACCGTCCGGCAAGACCGGTTCGACATCAAGCGCCTGACGCCGCTTCAGTTGCCCCCCGGCGTCACGGTCAATCAGCCCGCCGACGCGCCACATCCGGTTGGGTTGGCCACGCCGGTCAAGGGCAAACCGTCCGGCGACGCACCGCGCTACTGGCGCTGGGCGGCGCTTGAACGCTGGCTGACACAGGCGGGTGATTGGTCGGCGGTTGCGGCGGACGAGGTAGGCCACCACGGCCCCGTTCCCGAACAGCGAACTCACGTCGGCCTCGACCCAACGACGCTGACCGCCGACGAAGGCAGGCTGTTCCAAACGCGCGGCCTCATTTTTACCGGCCGAACAGGCGACGGCGAACGGCGGCGGCTGGCGCTGGCCGTCCATGTGGCGGGCGGGGAAGGCATCCGTCCGGGGCCGGCGCCGCTGGGCGGCGAGCGGCGACTCGTCCACTGGCGAGCCGACAAGCAGGCGTTGCCGGCTTGTCCGAAGGCCGTGTCGGAAGCCGTCGTCAACGCGGGCGCGTGTCGGCTGGTGTTGGCGACGCCGGGCTACTTTGCCGCCGGGTGGCGGCCGGCAACCGAGACGCTCGCGGCCGGGGTGACGGGGCTGACTGTGACGCTTGTCGGCGCGGCCGTCGGGCGGGCAGTCGTTGTTTCCGGCTGGGATTTTGAGCGCAACCAAGCCAAGCCGACCCGCCGGCTGGCACCCGCCGGAAGCGTGTATTTCCTACGCCTTGAGGGCTCTCCGGAAGCCCGCCGGGCGTGGCTCGACAAGATTTGGCTTCAACCCATCAGCGACGATGAACAAGCGCGCCGGGACGGTTTCGGCTGCGCGCTCGTCGGCGCGTGGGACGGCCAACCAACCCTGATGCAGGAGGAGCAGCCCGATGCGACGCACGCCAAGCTTTGA
- the cmr4 gene encoding type III-B CRISPR module RAMP protein Cmr4, producing the protein MSFTRLLLMHALSPLHAGTGQGVGVIDLPIARDKATGLPYVPGSSVKGVLRDACQANDECKEHTSKIFGPETDNASDHAGTLHLADQRLLLLPVRSFAGTFAWTTSPYVLARFARDAAAAGLTTPSLITNLKSNGQTALTATETVLKAQGETIVLEDLDLNGQPDPRAREWADWLSQRLFPDAAAWRGWLRERLCVVSDDVFNFLAETATETTARIRLDDDAKTVAEGALWYEEALPAESVLYGLAVAAPVKKAELEANLIFTVLGKLTGNPRQFGGKASVGRGLCRMQLCGVGEGK; encoded by the coding sequence ATGAGTTTCACCCGATTACTGTTGATGCACGCGCTGTCGCCGCTCCACGCCGGGACGGGGCAGGGCGTCGGCGTCATTGACCTACCGATTGCCCGCGACAAAGCGACGGGTTTGCCTTACGTGCCCGGCTCGTCGGTCAAGGGCGTCTTGCGCGACGCCTGCCAAGCCAATGACGAGTGCAAGGAGCACACGTCGAAAATCTTCGGCCCCGAAACCGACAACGCGAGCGACCATGCCGGGACGCTTCATCTCGCCGACCAGCGGCTGTTGCTGCTGCCGGTACGGAGCTTCGCCGGAACCTTTGCGTGGACGACTTCACCGTACGTCCTGGCGCGTTTCGCCCGCGACGCGGCAGCGGCCGGGTTGACGACGCCGAGTCTGATAACAAACTTGAAATCAAACGGCCAAACGGCGCTGACGGCCACGGAAACCGTCCTGAAGGCGCAGGGTGAAACCATCGTCCTTGAAGACCTTGACCTCAACGGGCAGCCCGACCCGCGTGCAAGGGAATGGGCGGACTGGTTGAGTCAACGCCTGTTTCCCGACGCCGCAGCGTGGCGAGGCTGGTTGCGCGAGCGGCTGTGCGTCGTCAGCGACGACGTGTTCAACTTTCTGGCCGAGACGGCGACGGAAACGACGGCGCGCATCCGGTTGGACGACGACGCCAAAACCGTTGCGGAAGGGGCGCTGTGGTACGAGGAGGCGCTGCCGGCGGAAAGCGTCCTGTACGGGTTGGCTGTCGCCGCGCCGGTGAAAAAGGCCGAACTGGAAGCCAACCTCATTTTTACCGTCTTGGGCAAGCTGACCGGCAACCCGCGCCAGTTTGGGGGTAAGGCGTCGGTCGGGCGCGGGTTGTGTCGGATGCAGCTTTGCGGGGTAGGGGAGGGCAAGTAG
- a CDS encoding bacteriocin fulvocin C-related protein — MVRRRFKKGLCVALLSGAICFWPACAPWKRTETHTVTPDERVKSLLAMIDGMALHIEEGKAGKPYENYMGLPLELRREVYVRLTPETKAAIWKGHFRYCLASLPLTPQQQACVSKADELMSAELYKPFADIRGFTAPIEGFRQAFEPTLFAFVFYGEEPSVGGQQRGLFSMRPDPRLQSAAGCNCRTYVGRAANCGGMSTSCGDSDKCSPYNSCGPGGTQTCDGLCSIN, encoded by the coding sequence ATGGTGCGACGCCGGTTCAAGAAAGGCTTATGTGTGGCGCTCCTGAGCGGGGCGATATGCTTTTGGCCGGCTTGCGCGCCGTGGAAACGAACTGAAACGCATACCGTCACACCGGATGAGCGCGTCAAGTCGCTGCTCGCCATGATTGACGGCATGGCGTTGCATATCGAAGAAGGTAAAGCGGGAAAGCCCTACGAAAACTATATGGGGTTGCCGCTGGAACTGCGCCGCGAGGTCTATGTGCGATTGACGCCGGAAACCAAAGCGGCCATTTGGAAAGGACACTTCCGATACTGCCTCGCGTCGCTGCCGCTCACGCCGCAACAGCAGGCCTGCGTTAGTAAAGCCGATGAACTGATGTCGGCGGAGTTGTACAAGCCGTTCGCCGACATTCGAGGCTTTACGGCTCCCATCGAAGGCTTTCGCCAAGCGTTTGAACCAACGCTGTTCGCCTTTGTGTTTTACGGCGAGGAACCGTCCGTTGGTGGGCAACAGCGCGGGCTTTTCTCAATGCGCCCCGACCCAAGGTTGCAGTCGGCGGCCGGTTGTAACTGCCGCACCTACGTCGGGCGGGCTGCGAACTGCGGTGGGATGTCAACGAGTTGTGGAGACAGTGATAAGTGCAGTCCTTATAACAGTTGCGGCCCCGGCGGTACGCAGACCTGCGACGGGCTGTGCTCAATCAACTAG
- a CDS encoding Uma2 family endonuclease: MSAPVTHRLPKSAAGFDDVQFTAFTRLHPDLRIERDATGKLIVMPPTGWNSGKRNANLTMQLAQWAQSNGRGVAVDSSTGFKLPNGAIRSPDAAWVPHERLATLSPADLDGFPPLCPDFVVELRSPSDTLDELHAKMREYLANGARLGWLIDPYTRTVFVYRPNRRVSVRKNLTRLAADPELPGFTLDLAGIWE, translated from the coding sequence ATGTCCGCTCCGGTGACCCACCGCCTTCCCAAATCCGCCGCCGGCTTTGACGACGTGCAGTTTACGGCCTTCACGCGGCTTCATCCCGACCTACGCATTGAGCGCGATGCCACCGGAAAACTCATTGTCATGCCGCCGACCGGATGGAACTCAGGTAAACGCAACGCCAACCTCACGATGCAACTGGCGCAGTGGGCGCAAAGCAATGGGCGCGGCGTCGCCGTGGATTCCTCGACCGGCTTCAAACTCCCCAACGGCGCTATCCGATCCCCAGACGCCGCTTGGGTACCCCACGAGCGGCTGGCGACGCTGTCCCCGGCCGACCTCGACGGCTTCCCGCCTCTGTGTCCCGATTTCGTCGTCGAACTGCGTTCCCCAAGCGATACGCTCGACGAACTCCACGCCAAAATGCGCGAATACCTCGCCAACGGTGCGCGGCTGGGCTGGTTGATTGACCCGTACACGCGAACGGTCTTCGTCTATCGTCCAAACCGCCGCGTCAGTGTTCGAAAAAACCTCACACGCCTCGCCGCCGACCCCGAACTGCCCGGCTTTACGTTGGATCTCGCCGGCATCTGGGAGTGA